Proteins from a single region of Bos javanicus breed banteng chromosome 7, ARS-OSU_banteng_1.0, whole genome shotgun sequence:
- the PDE4C gene encoding cAMP-specific 3',5'-cyclic phosphodiesterase 4C isoform X1: MQGAPAPAPAPGPSSPRGSPRGSPGLFRKLLVNQSIRLQRRFTVAHPLCLDLENGLSCGRSILDPQAGSGFGQIVQAPAQHSQRRESFLYRSDSDYELSSKTMSRNSSVASDLHGEDLIVTPFAQVLASLRTVRSNVAALARLQDRGAAKQACVCNTPSGSQPPPPKDTGQKLALETLDELDWCLDQLETLQTRHSVGEMASNKFKRMLNRELTHLSETSRSGNQVSEYISQTFLEQQTEVELPRATPAEPPRPVSQISSLRGLPHSSSLSTATVPRFGVQTDQEGQLAKELEDTSKWGLDVFKVAELSGNRPLTAIMFSIFQERDLLKTFQIPADTLATYLLMLEGHYHNDVAYHNSLHAADVAQSTHVLLATPALEAVFTDLEVLAAIFASAIHDVDHPGVSNQFLINTNSELALMYNDASVLENHHLAVGFKLLQAENCDIFQNLSTKQRLSLRKMVIDIVLATDMSKHMNLLADLKTMVETKKVTSLGVLLLDNYSDRIQVLQSLVHCADLSNPTKPLPLYRQWTDRIMAEFFQQGDSERESGLDISPMCDKHTASVEKSQVGFIDYIAHPLWETWADLVHPDAQDLLDTLEDNREWYQSKIPRSPEDPTSPKQGSPDRFQFQLPLEEAEEEEEEEEEALDGEASKSPGTELLSSEASPDPGAPHLDYQRTVGKPCMDHEGNAVAEPLGT; this comes from the exons ATGCAGGGTGCCCCTGCTCCCGCCCCGGCCCCTGGGCCGAGCTCCCCTCGGGGCTCCCCACGCGGCTCCCCCGGGCTCTTCAGGAAGCTCCTGGTGAACCAGAGCATTCGCCTGCAGCGGCGCTTCACCGTGGCCCATCCGCTGTG cttgGACCTGGAAAATGGGCTCTCGTGTGGGAGAAGCATCCTGGACCCTCAGGCTGGATCTGGCTTTGGCCAGATCGTCCAAGCACCTGCCCAGCACAGTCAGAGGCGGGAGTCCTTCCTGTACCGCTCAGACAGTGACTATGAACTCTCATCCAAAACCATGTCTCGGAACTCCTCCGTGGCCAGCGACCT ACACGGAGAAGACCTGATTGTGACGCCCTTTGCCCAG GTCCTAGCCAGTCTGCGGACAGTTCGAAGCAACGTTGCGGCCCTTGCCCGCTTGCAAGATCGCGGGGCAGCCAA GCAGGCGTGCGTCTGTAACACCCCATCTGGCAGCCAGCCCCCTCCACCAAAAG ACACTGGGCAGAAGCTGGCTTTGGAGACACTGGACGAGCTGGACTGGTGTCTGGATCAGCTGGAGACTTTGCAGACGCGGCACTCAGTGGGGGAGATGGCCTCCAACAAG TTCAAGCGGATGCTGAACCGGGAGCTGACTCACCTGTCTGAAACCAGCCGCTCGGGGAATCAAGTGTCCGAGTACATATCCCAGACCTTCCTGG AGCAGCAGACTGAGGTGGAGTTACCCAGGGCGACCCCTGCGGAGCCCCCGAGGCCCGTGTCCCAGATCAGCAGCCTGCGTGGACTTCCCCACAGTTCCAGTCTTTCCACAGCCACCGTCCCACGCTTTGGGGTCCAGACGGATCAGGAGGGGCAGCTGGCCAAG GAACTGGAAGacaccagcaagtgggggcttGATGTGTTCAAGGTGGCAGAGCTAAGTGGGAACCGGCCTCTCACAGCTATCATGTTCAGCATCTTTCAG GAACGGGACCTGCTCAAGACATTTCAGATCCCAGCAGACACGCTTGCCACCTACCTACTGATGCTGGAGGGCCACTACCACAACGATGTGGCCTACCACAACAGCCTACATGCTGCTGACGTGGCCCAGTCCACACACGTGCTTCTCGCCACACCTGCGCTCGAG GCCGTGTTCACAGACCTGGAAGTCCTGGCTGCCATCTTTGCAAGTGCCATCCACGACGTGGACCATCCAGGGGTCTCCAATCAGTTTCTCATTAACACCA ACTCAGAGCTTGCACTTATGTACAATGATGCCTCCGTGCTGGAGAACCATCACCTAGCTGTGGGCTTCAAGCTGCTGCAAGCAGAGAACTGTGACATCTTTCAGAACCTCAGCACCAAGCAGCGGCTGAGCCTGCGCAAGATGGTCATTGACATA GTGCTGGCCACGGACATGTCCAAACACATGAACCTCCTGGCTGACCTCAAGACCATGGTGGAGACCAAGAAGGTGACCAGTCTTGGAGTCTTGCTGCTAGACAACTATTCTGACCGCATCCAG GTCTTACAAAGCCTCGTGCACTGCGCTGACCTCAGCAACCCCACCAAGCCGCTACCACTCTACCGCCAGTGGACAGACCGTATCATGGCCGAGTTCTTCCAGCAGGGCGACTCTGAACGGGAATCAGGCCTGGACATCAGCCCCATGTGTGATAAGCACACAGCTTCAGTGGAGAAGTCCCAG GTGGGTTTCATTGACTATATTGCCCATCCACTGTGGGAGACATGGGCTGACCTGGTACACCCAGATGCACAGGACCTGTTGGACACTCTGGAGGACAACCGCGAGTGGTACCAGAGCAAGATCCCACGCAGCCCTGAGGACCCCACCAGCCCCAAGCAGGGTAGCCCTGACAGATTTCAGTTTCAGCTCCCTCTGgaggaggcagaagaagaggaggaagaagaggaggaagcatTGGATGGGGAGGCCTCAAAGTCACCTGGCACTGAGCTCCTATCCTCTGAGGCCAGCCCAGACCCTGGGGCCCCACACCTGGATTACCAGAGGACTGTGGGCAAGCCCTGCATGGACCATGAGGGCAATGCAGTGGCTGAGCCTTTGGGCACCTAA
- the PDE4C gene encoding cAMP-specific 3',5'-cyclic phosphodiesterase 4C isoform X3: MQGAPAPAPAPGPSSPRGSPRGSPGLFRKLLVNQSIRLQRRFTVAHPLCLDLENGLSCGRSILDPQAGSGFGQIVQAPAQHSQRRESFLYRSDSDYELSSKTMSRNSSVASDLHGEDLIVTPFAQVLASLRTVRSNVAALARLQDRGAAKQACVCNTPSGSQPPPPKEDTGQKLALETLDELDWCLDQLETLQTRHSVGEMASNKFKRMLNRELTHLSETSRSGNQVSEYISQTFLEQQTEVELPRATPAEPPRPVSQISSLRGLPHSSSLSTATVPRFGVQTDQEGQLAKELEDTSKWGLDVFKVAELSGNRPLTAIMFSIFQERDLLKTFQIPADTLATYLLMLEGHYHNDVAYHNSLHAADVAQSTHVLLATPALEAVFTDLEVLAAIFASAIHDVDHPGVSNQFLINTNSELALMYNDASVLENHHLAVGFKLLQAENCDIFQNLSTKQRLSLRKMVIDIVLATDMSKHMNLLADLKTMVETKKVTSLGVLLLDNYSDRIQVLQSLVHCADLSNPTKPLPLYRQWTDRIMAEFFQQGDSERESGLDISPMCDKHTASVEKSQVGFIDYIAHPLWETWADLVHPDAQDLLDTLEDNREWYQSKIPRSPEDPTSPKQGSPDRFQFQLPLEEAEEEEEEEEEALDGEASKSPGTELLSSEASPDPGAPHLDYQRTVGKPCMDHEGNAVAEPLGT, from the exons ATGCAGGGTGCCCCTGCTCCCGCCCCGGCCCCTGGGCCGAGCTCCCCTCGGGGCTCCCCACGCGGCTCCCCCGGGCTCTTCAGGAAGCTCCTGGTGAACCAGAGCATTCGCCTGCAGCGGCGCTTCACCGTGGCCCATCCGCTGTG cttgGACCTGGAAAATGGGCTCTCGTGTGGGAGAAGCATCCTGGACCCTCAGGCTGGATCTGGCTTTGGCCAGATCGTCCAAGCACCTGCCCAGCACAGTCAGAGGCGGGAGTCCTTCCTGTACCGCTCAGACAGTGACTATGAACTCTCATCCAAAACCATGTCTCGGAACTCCTCCGTGGCCAGCGACCT ACACGGAGAAGACCTGATTGTGACGCCCTTTGCCCAG GTCCTAGCCAGTCTGCGGACAGTTCGAAGCAACGTTGCGGCCCTTGCCCGCTTGCAAGATCGCGGGGCAGCCAA GCAGGCGTGCGTCTGTAACACCCCATCTGGCAGCCAGCCCCCTCCACCAAAAG AAGACACTGGGCAGAAGCTGGCTTTGGAGACACTGGACGAGCTGGACTGGTGTCTGGATCAGCTGGAGACTTTGCAGACGCGGCACTCAGTGGGGGAGATGGCCTCCAACAAG TTCAAGCGGATGCTGAACCGGGAGCTGACTCACCTGTCTGAAACCAGCCGCTCGGGGAATCAAGTGTCCGAGTACATATCCCAGACCTTCCTGG AGCAGCAGACTGAGGTGGAGTTACCCAGGGCGACCCCTGCGGAGCCCCCGAGGCCCGTGTCCCAGATCAGCAGCCTGCGTGGACTTCCCCACAGTTCCAGTCTTTCCACAGCCACCGTCCCACGCTTTGGGGTCCAGACGGATCAGGAGGGGCAGCTGGCCAAG GAACTGGAAGacaccagcaagtgggggcttGATGTGTTCAAGGTGGCAGAGCTAAGTGGGAACCGGCCTCTCACAGCTATCATGTTCAGCATCTTTCAG GAACGGGACCTGCTCAAGACATTTCAGATCCCAGCAGACACGCTTGCCACCTACCTACTGATGCTGGAGGGCCACTACCACAACGATGTGGCCTACCACAACAGCCTACATGCTGCTGACGTGGCCCAGTCCACACACGTGCTTCTCGCCACACCTGCGCTCGAG GCCGTGTTCACAGACCTGGAAGTCCTGGCTGCCATCTTTGCAAGTGCCATCCACGACGTGGACCATCCAGGGGTCTCCAATCAGTTTCTCATTAACACCA ACTCAGAGCTTGCACTTATGTACAATGATGCCTCCGTGCTGGAGAACCATCACCTAGCTGTGGGCTTCAAGCTGCTGCAAGCAGAGAACTGTGACATCTTTCAGAACCTCAGCACCAAGCAGCGGCTGAGCCTGCGCAAGATGGTCATTGACATA GTGCTGGCCACGGACATGTCCAAACACATGAACCTCCTGGCTGACCTCAAGACCATGGTGGAGACCAAGAAGGTGACCAGTCTTGGAGTCTTGCTGCTAGACAACTATTCTGACCGCATCCAG GTCTTACAAAGCCTCGTGCACTGCGCTGACCTCAGCAACCCCACCAAGCCGCTACCACTCTACCGCCAGTGGACAGACCGTATCATGGCCGAGTTCTTCCAGCAGGGCGACTCTGAACGGGAATCAGGCCTGGACATCAGCCCCATGTGTGATAAGCACACAGCTTCAGTGGAGAAGTCCCAG GTGGGTTTCATTGACTATATTGCCCATCCACTGTGGGAGACATGGGCTGACCTGGTACACCCAGATGCACAGGACCTGTTGGACACTCTGGAGGACAACCGCGAGTGGTACCAGAGCAAGATCCCACGCAGCCCTGAGGACCCCACCAGCCCCAAGCAGGGTAGCCCTGACAGATTTCAGTTTCAGCTCCCTCTGgaggaggcagaagaagaggaggaagaagaggaggaagcatTGGATGGGGAGGCCTCAAAGTCACCTGGCACTGAGCTCCTATCCTCTGAGGCCAGCCCAGACCCTGGGGCCCCACACCTGGATTACCAGAGGACTGTGGGCAAGCCCTGCATGGACCATGAGGGCAATGCAGTGGCTGAGCCTTTGGGCACCTAA
- the PDE4C gene encoding cAMP-specific 3',5'-cyclic phosphodiesterase 4C isoform X2, with amino-acid sequence MSRNSSVASDLHGEDLIVTPFAQVLASLRTVRSNVAALARLQDRGAAKQACVCNTPSGSQPPPPKEDTGQKLALETLDELDWCLDQLETLQTRHSVGEMASNKFKRMLNRELTHLSETSRSGNQVSEYISQTFLEQQTEVELPRATPAEPPRPVSQISSLRGLPHSSSLSTATVPRFGVQTDQEGQLAKELEDTSKWGLDVFKVAELSGNRPLTAIMFSIFQERDLLKTFQIPADTLATYLLMLEGHYHNDVAYHNSLHAADVAQSTHVLLATPALEAVFTDLEVLAAIFASAIHDVDHPGVSNQFLINTNSELALMYNDASVLENHHLAVGFKLLQAENCDIFQNLSTKQRLSLRKMVIDIVLATDMSKHMNLLADLKTMVETKKVTSLGVLLLDNYSDRIQVLQSLVHCADLSNPTKPLPLYRQWTDRIMAEFFQQGDSERESGLDISPMCDKHTASVEKSQVGFIDYIAHPLWETWADLVHPDAQDLLDTLEDNREWYQSKIPRSPEDPTSPKQGSPDRFQFQLPLEEAEEEEEEEEEALDGEASKSPGTELLSSEASPDPGAPHLDYQRTVGKPCMDHEGNAVAEPLGT; translated from the exons ATGTCTCGGAACTCCTCCGTGGCCAGCGACCT ACACGGAGAAGACCTGATTGTGACGCCCTTTGCCCAG GTCCTAGCCAGTCTGCGGACAGTTCGAAGCAACGTTGCGGCCCTTGCCCGCTTGCAAGATCGCGGGGCAGCCAA GCAGGCGTGCGTCTGTAACACCCCATCTGGCAGCCAGCCCCCTCCACCAAAAG AAGACACTGGGCAGAAGCTGGCTTTGGAGACACTGGACGAGCTGGACTGGTGTCTGGATCAGCTGGAGACTTTGCAGACGCGGCACTCAGTGGGGGAGATGGCCTCCAACAAG TTCAAGCGGATGCTGAACCGGGAGCTGACTCACCTGTCTGAAACCAGCCGCTCGGGGAATCAAGTGTCCGAGTACATATCCCAGACCTTCCTGG AGCAGCAGACTGAGGTGGAGTTACCCAGGGCGACCCCTGCGGAGCCCCCGAGGCCCGTGTCCCAGATCAGCAGCCTGCGTGGACTTCCCCACAGTTCCAGTCTTTCCACAGCCACCGTCCCACGCTTTGGGGTCCAGACGGATCAGGAGGGGCAGCTGGCCAAG GAACTGGAAGacaccagcaagtgggggcttGATGTGTTCAAGGTGGCAGAGCTAAGTGGGAACCGGCCTCTCACAGCTATCATGTTCAGCATCTTTCAG GAACGGGACCTGCTCAAGACATTTCAGATCCCAGCAGACACGCTTGCCACCTACCTACTGATGCTGGAGGGCCACTACCACAACGATGTGGCCTACCACAACAGCCTACATGCTGCTGACGTGGCCCAGTCCACACACGTGCTTCTCGCCACACCTGCGCTCGAG GCCGTGTTCACAGACCTGGAAGTCCTGGCTGCCATCTTTGCAAGTGCCATCCACGACGTGGACCATCCAGGGGTCTCCAATCAGTTTCTCATTAACACCA ACTCAGAGCTTGCACTTATGTACAATGATGCCTCCGTGCTGGAGAACCATCACCTAGCTGTGGGCTTCAAGCTGCTGCAAGCAGAGAACTGTGACATCTTTCAGAACCTCAGCACCAAGCAGCGGCTGAGCCTGCGCAAGATGGTCATTGACATA GTGCTGGCCACGGACATGTCCAAACACATGAACCTCCTGGCTGACCTCAAGACCATGGTGGAGACCAAGAAGGTGACCAGTCTTGGAGTCTTGCTGCTAGACAACTATTCTGACCGCATCCAG GTCTTACAAAGCCTCGTGCACTGCGCTGACCTCAGCAACCCCACCAAGCCGCTACCACTCTACCGCCAGTGGACAGACCGTATCATGGCCGAGTTCTTCCAGCAGGGCGACTCTGAACGGGAATCAGGCCTGGACATCAGCCCCATGTGTGATAAGCACACAGCTTCAGTGGAGAAGTCCCAG GTGGGTTTCATTGACTATATTGCCCATCCACTGTGGGAGACATGGGCTGACCTGGTACACCCAGATGCACAGGACCTGTTGGACACTCTGGAGGACAACCGCGAGTGGTACCAGAGCAAGATCCCACGCAGCCCTGAGGACCCCACCAGCCCCAAGCAGGGTAGCCCTGACAGATTTCAGTTTCAGCTCCCTCTGgaggaggcagaagaagaggaggaagaagaggaggaagcatTGGATGGGGAGGCCTCAAAGTCACCTGGCACTGAGCTCCTATCCTCTGAGGCCAGCCCAGACCCTGGGGCCCCACACCTGGATTACCAGAGGACTGTGGGCAAGCCCTGCATGGACCATGAGGGCAATGCAGTGGCTGAGCCTTTGGGCACCTAA